A genomic region of Salifodinibacter halophilus contains the following coding sequences:
- a CDS encoding tRNA uridine(34) 5-carboxymethylaminomethyl modification radical SAM/GNAT enzyme Elp3 gives PADFIDAGVWKSNLRQLAAQRAEERGIVQRDIRAREVGMNEADPDPDRIELDVMTYEVAGGTEQFISFEDPVEDLLV, from the coding sequence CCCGCGGACTTCATCGACGCCGGCGTCTGGAAGTCCAACCTCCGGCAACTGGCCGCCCAGCGCGCCGAGGAACGGGGCATCGTCCAGCGGGACATCCGCGCCCGCGAGGTCGGCATGAACGAGGCTGACCCGGACCCCGACCGCATCGAACTCGACGTGATGACCTACGAGGTCGCCGGCGGGACCGAGCAGTTCATCTCGTTCGAGGACCCCGTCGAGGACCTGCTGGTCG